From a region of the Nocardioides ginsengisegetis genome:
- a CDS encoding branched-chain amino acid ABC transporter permease, with protein MDFGALFGSLDNFLSFTMGGLVFGAIYALIALGYTMVYGVLQLINFAHSEVFMYGTFAVAWVFIALHGTGSATWSLGHAIPYLLVALIAAMLLSAGVALLLERLAYRPLINKGAPKLIALISAIGASFALAEAMGLRDRIASWVGLDGKLANYVAPNKARDVFSNPVSIQPHGLFEIGGYKVTDVDLVIVVAALVMMVALDQFVRRTRFGRGIRAVAQDPESAALMGVNSTRVVQLTFLIGGLMAGAAATLYMMKIGSTRQNAGFLLGVKAFTAAVMGGIGNLRGALLGGLILGVMENWGSAVFGSEWKDVVAFILLVLILLVRPSGLLGESLGKARA; from the coding sequence GTGGATTTCGGCGCCCTGTTCGGCAGCTTGGACAACTTCCTCAGCTTCACCATGGGTGGGCTGGTGTTCGGGGCGATCTACGCCCTCATCGCGCTCGGCTACACGATGGTGTACGGCGTTCTCCAGCTCATCAACTTCGCCCACTCCGAGGTCTTCATGTACGGCACGTTTGCCGTCGCATGGGTCTTCATCGCGTTGCACGGCACCGGCTCGGCGACGTGGAGCCTCGGCCATGCGATCCCCTACCTCCTGGTCGCCCTCATAGCGGCCATGCTCCTCTCGGCCGGCGTGGCGTTGCTCCTCGAACGCCTGGCCTACCGCCCCCTGATCAACAAGGGGGCGCCGAAGCTCATCGCCCTGATCTCGGCCATCGGTGCCTCGTTCGCGCTCGCCGAGGCGATGGGGCTCCGCGACCGGATCGCGAGCTGGGTCGGCCTCGACGGCAAGCTCGCCAACTACGTCGCGCCCAACAAGGCGCGCGACGTCTTCTCCAACCCGGTCTCCATCCAGCCGCACGGCCTCTTCGAGATCGGCGGCTACAAGGTCACCGACGTCGACCTGGTCATCGTCGTCGCGGCGCTCGTGATGATGGTCGCGCTCGATCAGTTCGTCCGCCGCACCCGCTTCGGTCGCGGCATCCGTGCCGTGGCCCAGGACCCGGAGTCTGCGGCCCTCATGGGCGTCAACTCGACCCGCGTCGTGCAGCTGACCTTCCTGATCGGTGGCCTGATGGCCGGCGCGGCCGCCACCCTCTACATGATGAAGATCGGCTCGACCCGCCAGAACGCCGGCTTCCTGCTGGGCGTCAAGGCGTTCACCGCCGCCGTCATGGGCGGCATCGGCAACCTGCGCGGCGCACTCCTCGGCGGCCTGATCCTGGGCGTCATGGAGAACTGGGGCTCGGCCGTCTTCGGCTCGGAGTGGAAGGACGTCGTGGCCTTCATCCTCCTGGTCCTGATCCTGCTGGTCAGGCCGTCGGGCCTGCTCGGTGAGTCGCTCGGAAAGGCACGCGCATGA
- a CDS encoding branched-chain amino acid ABC transporter substrate-binding protein → MIRFSKSARMLAVVAAAGLALSSCGSDNKSDNASSGSSGGSELCGKNLAFLGALTGDAGALGQNMVGGIELALKEYNDKHADCQIGLKKFDSQGSPDTAPGLATQIVNDDTIFGLIGPGFSGESLATGKTFFEAGLPSISPSATNVTITQQGWTTWHRVIGNDDAQGAADAQYLTDNGAAKVYVVDDGQDYSKGLAGKVTDTLGDAVVGTDQISVGQTDMSAVVTKVNAAKADAVFYGGYYTEAGLLAKALRQGGFKGTFMSGDGSEDPNFVKVAGAQAAEGAVLSAPAGPPPADFGATGLYATQSYDAANIFLAALDDGASTGEEINTFIGSYTADGVSGPIEFDENGDITQSKIYAYFVKNGELDVENPQAIS, encoded by the coding sequence ATGATTCGCTTCTCCAAGTCAGCCCGGATGTTGGCCGTGGTGGCCGCCGCCGGTCTGGCGCTCAGTTCCTGCGGCAGCGACAACAAGAGCGACAACGCCTCCAGTGGCAGCTCTGGCGGCAGCGAGCTCTGCGGCAAGAACCTCGCCTTCCTCGGCGCGCTGACGGGCGACGCCGGTGCCCTCGGCCAGAACATGGTCGGCGGTATCGAGCTGGCGCTCAAGGAGTACAACGACAAGCACGCCGACTGCCAGATCGGTCTGAAGAAGTTCGACTCGCAGGGCAGCCCGGACACCGCTCCGGGTCTGGCGACGCAGATCGTCAACGACGACACCATCTTCGGCCTCATCGGTCCCGGCTTCTCCGGTGAGTCGCTCGCGACCGGCAAGACCTTCTTCGAGGCTGGCCTCCCGTCGATCTCCCCCTCGGCCACCAACGTGACCATCACCCAGCAGGGCTGGACCACGTGGCACCGGGTCATCGGCAACGACGACGCCCAGGGCGCGGCGGACGCGCAGTACCTCACCGACAACGGCGCCGCCAAGGTCTACGTCGTCGACGACGGCCAGGACTACTCCAAGGGCCTCGCCGGCAAGGTCACCGACACCCTCGGCGACGCCGTGGTCGGCACCGACCAGATCTCGGTCGGCCAGACGGACATGTCCGCCGTGGTCACCAAGGTCAACGCCGCCAAGGCGGACGCGGTCTTCTACGGTGGCTACTACACCGAGGCCGGCCTGCTCGCCAAGGCGCTTCGCCAGGGCGGCTTCAAGGGCACGTTCATGTCGGGTGACGGCTCCGAGGACCCGAACTTCGTCAAGGTCGCCGGTGCGCAGGCCGCCGAGGGTGCGGTCCTGTCCGCTCCCGCGGGTCCGCCGCCGGCCGACTTCGGTGCCACGGGTCTCTACGCCACGCAGTCCTACGACGCCGCGAACATCTTCCTGGCTGCGCTGGACGACGGTGCCAGCACGGGTGAGGAGATCAACACGTTCATCGGCAGCTACACCGCTGACGGCGTCAGCGGCCCGATCGAGTTCGACGAGAACGGCGACATCACGCAGTCCAAGATCTACGCGTACTTCGTCAAGAACGGGGAGCTCGACGTCGAGAACCCCCAGGCGATCTCGTGA
- a CDS encoding ANTAR domain-containing response regulator, whose translation MTQQENAPTPSGTRRVVIAEDEALIRMDLAEMLTEEGYDVVGQAADGAKAIELAESLRPDLVILDVKMPVLDGIAAAERIASNRIAPVVILTAFSQRDLVERARDAGAMAYLVKPFSKGDLVPAIEMAVSRFSELTMLEGEVADLQERLETRKAVDRAKSILQQQLQLSEPDAFRWIQKTAMDLRLSMRQVAEGVVTHGPGIAG comes from the coding sequence GTGACCCAGCAGGAGAACGCCCCCACGCCGTCCGGCACGCGCCGCGTCGTGATCGCCGAGGACGAGGCGCTGATCCGCATGGACCTCGCGGAGATGCTCACCGAGGAGGGGTACGACGTGGTGGGCCAGGCGGCCGACGGGGCCAAGGCGATCGAGCTCGCCGAGTCCCTCCGCCCCGACCTGGTCATCCTCGACGTGAAGATGCCGGTCCTCGACGGCATCGCGGCCGCCGAGCGGATCGCCAGCAACCGCATCGCCCCCGTCGTCATCCTGACGGCCTTCTCCCAGCGCGACCTGGTCGAGCGGGCCCGTGATGCCGGGGCCATGGCCTACCTCGTCAAGCCGTTCAGCAAGGGCGACCTGGTGCCGGCCATCGAGATGGCCGTGAGTCGCTTCTCCGAGCTGACGATGCTGGAGGGCGAGGTGGCCGACCTCCAGGAGCGGCTCGAGACCCGCAAGGCCGTCGACCGCGCCAAGAGCATCCTCCAGCAGCAGCTCCAGCTCTCCGAGCCGGACGCCTTCCGGTGGATCCAGAAGACCGCCATGGACCTGCGTCTCTCGATGCGCCAGGTCGCCGAGGGCGTCGTGACCCACGGCCCCGGCATCGCCGGCTGA
- the pyk gene encoding pyruvate kinase: protein MRRAKIVCTLGPATASPRRIKELVYAGMDVARLNMSHGSHEDHAESYRLVREASDSSGHGVGIFADLQGPKIRLETFADGPVQLRRGQQWTITTRDVEGDAEICGTTYKGLPGDVNVGDPILIDDGKVRLRVTGVDDTDVTCDVLVGGKVSNNKGINLPGVAVSVPALSEKDIEDLRFALHLTVDFIALSFVRNAQDAEDVRRIMREEGVMLPVIAKIEKPQAVENLDEVIAAFDGFMVARGDLGVECPLEDVPFLQKQIIEKARLNAKPVIVATQMLESMISNPAPTRAEASDVANAVLDGADAVMLSGETSVGEYPVHTVETMARIITSTEKHAMEGVLGQVKEIDWDPHTRSGVIAKAAEEVAERVEAKYVVAFTKSGDSARRMSRLRGPIPVLAFTPEASVRSQLSLSWGVETFKTLEVEHTDEMVRQVDEQLLQIGRVEEGDLVVIIAGSPPGIPGSTNALRIHRMGDAINEAAPAYRRKQTP from the coding sequence GTGCGTAGAGCCAAGATCGTCTGCACCCTCGGCCCGGCCACCGCGTCCCCGCGACGCATCAAGGAGCTGGTGTACGCCGGCATGGACGTGGCCCGTCTGAACATGAGCCACGGGTCCCACGAGGACCACGCCGAGTCCTACCGCCTGGTGCGCGAGGCCTCGGACTCCAGCGGCCACGGCGTCGGCATCTTCGCCGACCTCCAGGGCCCGAAGATCCGGCTCGAGACGTTCGCCGACGGTCCGGTCCAGCTGCGCCGTGGCCAGCAGTGGACGATCACGACGCGTGACGTCGAGGGCGACGCCGAGATCTGCGGGACGACGTACAAGGGACTGCCGGGCGACGTGAACGTCGGCGACCCGATCCTCATCGACGACGGCAAGGTCCGGCTGCGGGTGACCGGGGTCGACGACACCGACGTGACGTGCGACGTGCTGGTCGGCGGCAAGGTCAGCAACAACAAGGGCATCAACCTGCCCGGCGTCGCGGTGTCGGTGCCCGCGCTGTCGGAGAAGGACATCGAGGACCTGCGCTTCGCGCTGCACCTCACGGTCGACTTCATCGCGCTGAGCTTCGTCCGCAACGCCCAGGACGCCGAGGACGTGCGCCGCATCATGCGCGAGGAGGGCGTGATGCTGCCCGTCATCGCCAAGATCGAGAAGCCGCAGGCGGTGGAGAACCTCGACGAGGTGATTGCGGCCTTCGACGGCTTCATGGTCGCGCGCGGTGACCTCGGGGTGGAGTGCCCGCTCGAGGACGTGCCGTTCCTCCAGAAGCAGATCATCGAGAAGGCACGGCTCAACGCCAAGCCGGTCATCGTGGCCACCCAGATGCTCGAGTCGATGATCTCCAACCCCGCGCCGACGCGCGCCGAGGCCTCCGACGTCGCCAATGCCGTCCTTGACGGCGCCGACGCGGTGATGCTGTCGGGCGAGACCAGCGTGGGGGAGTACCCCGTCCACACGGTCGAGACCATGGCCCGCATCATCACCTCCACCGAGAAGCACGCGATGGAGGGCGTCTTGGGCCAGGTCAAGGAGATCGACTGGGACCCGCACACGCGCTCCGGCGTCATCGCCAAGGCGGCCGAGGAGGTCGCCGAGCGGGTCGAGGCGAAGTACGTGGTCGCGTTCACCAAGTCGGGTGACTCCGCCCGCCGGATGTCGCGCCTGCGTGGCCCGATCCCGGTGCTGGCGTTCACGCCCGAGGCGTCCGTGCGCTCGCAACTGTCGCTGTCGTGGGGCGTCGAGACGTTCAAGACCCTCGAGGTCGAGCACACCGACGAGATGGTGCGCCAAGTCGACGAGCAGCTCCTCCAGATCGGCCGCGTCGAGGAGGGCGACCTCGTGGTCATCATCGCCGGCAGCCCTCCGGGCATCCCCGGCTCGACCAACGCCCTGCGGATCCACCGGATGGGCGACGCCATCAACGAGGCGGCCCCGGCCTACCGCCGCAAGCAGACCCCCTGA
- a CDS encoding glutamate synthase subunit beta produces the protein MADPKGFLKEGREVATRRPVDERVKDWNEVYPDGIGRALLPIISKQAGRCMDCGIPFCHQGCPLGNIIPEWNDLVWRDDWEGAIERLHATNNFPEFTGRLCPAPCETACVLGINQDPVTIKNVEVSIIDKAWESGYVRPQPPEWLSGRTVAVIGSGPAGLAAAQQLTRAGHTVAVYERADKIGGLLRYGIPEFKMEKKHLDKRLDQMRREGTVFRAGVNVGEELTGAKLRERYDAVVLAMGATEARDLPVPGRELGGIHQAMEFLPQANRVSLGEEVEGQITATGKHVVIIGGGDTGADCLGTSTRQGAASITQLEIMPEPPTERPAGQPWPTYPMTFRVSSAHEEAGERVYAVSTQEFLGDEDGNVRALRLVEVSFEGGKLVEHEGTEREIPAELVLFAMGFTGPEKPGLVEQLEVDLDERGNVARDNGYMSSVPGVFVAGDVGRGQSLIVWAIAEGRAAAAAVDTFLTGSTTLPAPIPPTARPLVV, from the coding sequence ATGGCTGATCCGAAGGGTTTTCTGAAGGAGGGCCGCGAGGTTGCCACGCGCCGTCCGGTGGACGAGCGCGTCAAGGACTGGAACGAGGTCTACCCGGACGGCATCGGCCGGGCCCTGCTGCCGATCATCAGCAAGCAGGCCGGACGCTGCATGGACTGCGGCATCCCGTTCTGCCACCAGGGCTGCCCGCTCGGCAACATCATCCCCGAGTGGAACGACCTGGTCTGGCGTGACGACTGGGAGGGCGCGATCGAGCGCCTGCACGCGACCAACAACTTCCCGGAGTTCACCGGTCGCCTCTGCCCGGCTCCCTGCGAGACCGCCTGCGTCCTGGGCATCAACCAGGACCCGGTGACCATCAAGAACGTCGAGGTCTCGATCATCGACAAGGCATGGGAGTCCGGCTACGTCCGGCCCCAGCCGCCGGAGTGGCTCTCGGGCCGCACGGTCGCCGTGATCGGCTCGGGCCCCGCCGGCCTGGCCGCCGCCCAGCAGCTCACCCGGGCCGGCCACACCGTCGCGGTCTACGAGCGCGCCGACAAGATCGGTGGCCTGCTGCGCTACGGCATCCCCGAGTTCAAGATGGAGAAGAAGCACCTCGACAAGCGCCTGGACCAGATGCGCCGCGAGGGCACCGTCTTCCGGGCCGGCGTCAACGTCGGCGAGGAGCTGACCGGCGCCAAGCTGCGCGAGCGGTACGACGCCGTGGTGCTGGCCATGGGCGCCACCGAGGCCCGTGACCTGCCGGTCCCCGGGCGTGAGCTCGGCGGCATCCACCAGGCCATGGAGTTCCTCCCGCAGGCCAACCGGGTCTCGCTTGGCGAGGAGGTCGAGGGCCAGATCACCGCGACCGGCAAGCACGTCGTCATCATCGGCGGCGGCGACACGGGCGCGGACTGCCTCGGCACCTCCACCCGCCAGGGCGCGGCCTCGATCACGCAGCTCGAGATCATGCCCGAGCCGCCGACCGAGCGCCCCGCGGGCCAGCCGTGGCCGACGTACCCCATGACCTTCCGGGTCTCCTCGGCCCACGAGGAGGCGGGGGAGCGGGTCTACGCCGTGTCCACCCAGGAGTTCCTCGGCGACGAGGACGGCAACGTCCGGGCCCTGCGCCTGGTCGAGGTCTCCTTCGAGGGCGGCAAGCTCGTCGAGCACGAGGGCACCGAGCGGGAGATCCCGGCCGAGCTCGTCCTCTTCGCGATGGGCTTCACCGGCCCCGAGAAGCCGGGTCTGGTCGAGCAGCTCGAGGTCGACCTCGACGAGCGCGGCAACGTCGCGCGCGACAACGGCTACATGTCCTCGGTCCCCGGCGTCTTCGTCGCCGGCGACGTGGGCCGCGGGCAGTCGCTCATCGTCTGGGCGATCGCCGAGGGCCGTGCCGCGGCGGCCGCCGTCGACACGTTCCTGACCGGGTCGACCACGCTGCCGGCGCCGATTCCGCCGACCGCACGGCCCCTCGTCGTCTGA
- the gltB gene encoding glutamate synthase large subunit — protein MPFQHAFPPPQGLYDPRHEHDACGVAFVATLTGVASHDIVAKALTALRNLEHRGAAGAEPNSGDGAGILMQVPDAFLRDVVDFDLPAQFAYAVGTAFLPGDEEEVAKTRRRIEEIATEEGLAVLGWRDVPTDPDILGATALGVMPAFSQVFVSGAASRLSGMALERLAFVLRKRAEHETDVYFPSLSSRTLAYKGMLTTDQLDKFFPDLTDPRVASAMAVVHSRFSTNTFPSWPLAHPFRFIAHNGEINTVMGNRNWMRAREALLASDLIPGDLERLYPICTPGASDSASFDEVLELLHMGGRSLPHSVLMMIPEAWENHTEMDQKRRSFYEFHSALMEPWDGPACVVFTDGSQIGAVLDRNGLRPSRYWVTDDGLVVLASEVGVLDIDPATVVRKGRLQPGRMFLVDTDEHRIIEDEEIKSELAGEHPYDEWLHAGLIHLDDVTEREHVVHTHASVTRRQQVFGYTEEELRVLLTPMANTGAEPIGSMGTDTPIAALSAKPRLLFDYFAQLFAQVTNPPLDAIREELVTSLNGTIGPEANLLEPQPASCRQVVLPFPVISNDDLAKIRHINRDGDMPGFITHVARGLYDVEGGGTAMAERIEEICQEVSGAIADGARIIVLSDRHSTAELAPIPSLLLTGAVHHHLVREKTRTQVGLLVEAGDVRETHHVALLVGYGAAAVNPYLAMESVEDLAREGYYVKTDPEAAVANLVKALGKGVLKVMSKMGVSTVASYTGAQIFEAVGLSQSVVDRYFTGTTSKLGGIELDTIAEEVARRHAAAYPRGGIAPAHRELEIGGEYQWRREGEPHLFDPDTVFRLQHATRAGRYDVFKQYTQRVDEQSERLMTLRGLFRFKDGAATGRTPIPIEEVEPVSEIVKRFSTGAMSYGSISQEAHETLAIAMNRLGAKSNTGEGGEDADRLYDPERRSSIKQVASGRFGVTSEYLTNADDIQIKMAQGAKPGEGGQLPGHKVYPWVAKTRHSTPGVGLISPPPHHDIYSIEDLAQLIHDLKNANPSARVHVKLVSEVGVGTVATGVSKAHADVVLISGHDGGTGASPLTSLKHAGGPWELGLAETQQTLLLNGLRDRIVVQTDGQLKTGRDVVVAALLGAEEFGFATAPLVVSGCIMMRVCHLDTCPVGVATQNPVLRERFSGKPEFVVTFFEYVAEEVRELLAELGFRSLEEAIGHVETLDVADAVDHWKAAGLDLSPILHMPELPEGAALHNTTGQDHGLDKALDNELVRIAEPALERGEPVRAQLEVRNVNRTVGTILGHEVTKRYRGEGLPDGTIDITFTGSAGQSFGAFVPRGVTLRLEGDANDYVGKGLSGGRIVVRPDRAATFDASQQIIAGNVIGYGATSGQIFLRGVVGERFCVRNSGVHAVVEGVGDHGCEYMTGGIVVILGQTGRNFAAGMSGGYAFVLDLDEGRVNHELVDLGKVEGDAADELHALVSAHFEETGSTVAEELLADWPAALARFTEVMPSDYKRVLDARAEALEEGLDEEQAAARIMEVLHG, from the coding sequence GTGCCTTTCCAGCACGCATTCCCGCCGCCCCAAGGGCTCTACGACCCCCGCCACGAGCACGATGCGTGTGGCGTGGCGTTCGTCGCGACCCTGACCGGCGTTGCCAGCCACGACATCGTTGCCAAGGCGCTCACCGCGCTGCGCAACCTCGAGCACCGCGGCGCCGCGGGTGCCGAGCCCAACTCCGGCGACGGTGCCGGCATCCTCATGCAGGTGCCCGACGCGTTCCTGCGCGACGTCGTCGACTTCGACCTCCCGGCGCAGTTCGCCTACGCCGTCGGCACCGCCTTCCTCCCCGGTGACGAGGAGGAGGTCGCCAAGACCCGTCGCCGGATCGAGGAGATCGCCACGGAGGAGGGCCTCGCGGTCCTCGGGTGGCGTGACGTCCCGACCGACCCCGACATCCTGGGCGCGACCGCGCTCGGCGTGATGCCGGCCTTCAGCCAGGTGTTCGTCTCCGGTGCTGCCTCGCGGCTGTCCGGGATGGCGCTGGAGCGGCTGGCGTTCGTGCTGCGCAAGCGCGCGGAGCACGAGACCGACGTCTACTTCCCGTCGCTGTCCTCGCGCACGCTCGCCTACAAGGGCATGCTGACGACCGACCAGCTCGACAAGTTCTTCCCCGACCTGACCGACCCGCGGGTCGCGTCGGCGATGGCCGTGGTCCACTCGCGGTTCTCCACCAACACCTTCCCGAGCTGGCCGCTGGCCCACCCGTTCCGGTTCATCGCCCACAACGGCGAGATCAACACCGTCATGGGCAACCGCAACTGGATGCGGGCCCGCGAGGCGCTGCTGGCCTCCGACCTCATCCCGGGCGACCTCGAGCGGCTCTACCCGATCTGCACCCCCGGTGCGTCGGACTCCGCGTCGTTCGACGAGGTCCTCGAGCTGCTGCACATGGGCGGCCGCTCGCTGCCCCACTCGGTGCTGATGATGATCCCCGAGGCGTGGGAGAACCACACCGAGATGGACCAGAAGCGCCGCAGCTTCTACGAGTTCCACTCCGCGCTCATGGAGCCGTGGGACGGCCCGGCGTGCGTGGTGTTCACCGACGGCTCCCAGATCGGTGCGGTCCTGGACCGCAACGGCCTGCGCCCCTCGCGCTACTGGGTCACCGACGACGGCCTGGTCGTGCTGGCCTCCGAGGTCGGCGTGCTCGACATCGACCCCGCGACCGTGGTCCGCAAGGGCCGCCTCCAGCCGGGCCGGATGTTCCTCGTCGACACCGACGAGCACCGCATCATCGAGGACGAGGAGATCAAGTCCGAGCTCGCGGGGGAGCACCCCTACGACGAGTGGCTGCACGCCGGCCTGATCCACCTCGACGACGTCACCGAGCGCGAGCACGTCGTGCACACCCACGCCTCGGTCACCCGTCGCCAGCAGGTCTTCGGCTACACCGAGGAGGAGCTCCGGGTCCTCCTCACCCCGATGGCCAACACCGGCGCCGAGCCGATCGGCTCGATGGGCACCGACACCCCCATCGCGGCGCTCAGCGCCAAGCCGCGACTGCTGTTCGACTACTTCGCCCAGCTGTTCGCCCAGGTCACCAACCCGCCGCTGGACGCCATCCGCGAGGAGCTCGTCACCTCGCTCAACGGCACCATCGGCCCGGAGGCCAACCTGCTCGAGCCGCAGCCCGCGTCCTGTCGCCAGGTCGTGCTGCCGTTCCCGGTGATCTCCAACGACGACCTCGCCAAGATCCGCCACATCAACCGTGACGGCGACATGCCCGGCTTCATCACGCACGTCGCCCGGGGCCTGTACGACGTCGAGGGCGGCGGCACCGCGATGGCCGAGCGGATCGAGGAGATCTGCCAGGAGGTGTCCGGCGCGATCGCGGACGGCGCACGCATCATCGTGCTCTCCGACCGGCACTCCACCGCCGAGCTCGCGCCGATCCCGTCCCTGTTGCTGACCGGAGCGGTCCACCACCACCTGGTGCGCGAGAAGACCCGCACCCAGGTCGGCCTGCTGGTCGAGGCCGGCGACGTCCGCGAGACCCACCACGTCGCGCTGCTCGTCGGCTACGGCGCCGCCGCGGTCAACCCCTACCTCGCCATGGAGTCCGTCGAGGACCTCGCGCGGGAGGGCTACTACGTCAAGACCGATCCCGAGGCGGCCGTCGCCAACCTCGTGAAGGCGCTCGGCAAGGGCGTGCTCAAGGTGATGTCCAAGATGGGCGTCTCCACCGTCGCGTCCTACACCGGCGCCCAGATCTTCGAGGCCGTCGGCCTGTCGCAGTCCGTCGTGGACCGCTACTTCACCGGCACCACCTCCAAGCTCGGCGGCATCGAGCTCGACACGATCGCCGAGGAGGTCGCCCGGCGCCACGCCGCGGCGTACCCCCGTGGCGGCATCGCGCCGGCCCACCGCGAGCTCGAGATCGGCGGCGAGTACCAATGGCGCCGCGAGGGCGAGCCGCACCTGTTCGACCCGGACACGGTCTTCCGCCTCCAGCACGCCACGCGCGCCGGTCGCTACGACGTGTTCAAGCAGTACACCCAGCGCGTGGACGAGCAGTCCGAGCGGCTGATGACGCTGCGCGGCCTGTTCCGCTTCAAGGACGGCGCGGCCACCGGGCGCACCCCGATCCCGATCGAGGAGGTCGAGCCGGTCTCCGAGATCGTCAAGCGCTTCTCGACCGGTGCGATGTCCTACGGGTCGATCAGCCAGGAGGCGCACGAGACCCTCGCGATCGCGATGAACCGGCTGGGCGCGAAGTCCAACACCGGTGAGGGCGGCGAGGACGCCGACCGGCTCTACGACCCCGAGCGCCGCAGCTCGATCAAGCAGGTCGCGTCGGGCCGCTTCGGCGTCACGTCGGAGTACCTCACCAACGCCGACGACATCCAGATCAAGATGGCGCAGGGCGCCAAGCCCGGCGAGGGCGGCCAGCTGCCCGGCCACAAGGTCTACCCCTGGGTGGCCAAGACCCGGCACTCCACGCCGGGTGTCGGGCTGATCAGCCCGCCGCCGCACCACGACATCTACTCCATCGAGGACCTGGCGCAGCTGATCCACGACCTCAAGAACGCCAACCCGTCGGCCCGCGTGCACGTCAAGCTGGTCTCCGAGGTCGGCGTCGGCACGGTCGCGACCGGGGTGTCCAAGGCCCACGCGGACGTCGTGCTGATCTCCGGCCACGACGGCGGCACGGGCGCGAGCCCGCTGACCTCCCTCAAGCACGCCGGTGGTCCGTGGGAGCTCGGCCTGGCCGAGACCCAGCAGACGCTGCTGCTCAACGGCCTGCGCGACCGGATCGTCGTGCAGACCGACGGCCAGCTCAAGACCGGCCGCGACGTCGTCGTGGCGGCGCTGCTCGGCGCCGAGGAGTTCGGCTTCGCGACCGCACCGCTGGTCGTCTCGGGCTGCATCATGATGCGCGTCTGTCACCTCGACACCTGCCCGGTGGGCGTCGCCACCCAGAACCCCGTCCTGCGCGAGCGCTTCTCCGGCAAGCCGGAGTTCGTGGTGACGTTCTTCGAGTACGTCGCCGAGGAGGTCCGCGAGCTGCTCGCCGAGCTCGGCTTCCGCAGCCTCGAGGAGGCGATCGGCCACGTCGAGACCCTCGACGTCGCCGACGCGGTCGACCACTGGAAGGCTGCGGGGCTCGACCTCTCGCCGATCCTGCACATGCCCGAGCTCCCCGAGGGCGCGGCGCTGCACAACACGACCGGCCAGGACCACGGCCTCGACAAGGCCCTGGACAACGAGCTGGTCCGGATCGCCGAGCCCGCCCTGGAGCGGGGCGAGCCCGTCCGCGCCCAGCTCGAGGTGCGCAACGTCAACCGCACCGTCGGGACGATCCTGGGCCACGAGGTGACCAAGCGCTACCGCGGCGAGGGCCTGCCCGACGGCACGATCGACATCACCTTCACCGGGTCCGCGGGCCAGTCGTTCGGCGCGTTCGTCCCGAGGGGCGTGACGCTGCGCCTCGAGGGCGACGCCAACGACTACGTCGGCAAGGGCCTCTCCGGCGGCCGGATCGTCGTACGTCCCGACCGGGCGGCGACGTTTGACGCCTCGCAGCAGATCATCGCCGGCAACGTCATCGGCTACGGCGCCACCTCGGGCCAGATCTTCCTCCGCGGTGTCGTCGGCGAGCGCTTCTGCGTCCGCAACTCCGGCGTCCACGCGGTCGTCGAGGGCGTCGGTGACCACGGCTGCGAGTACATGACCGGCGGCATCGTGGTCATCCTCGGCCAGACCGGGCGCAACTTCGCGGCCGGTATGTCCGGCGGCTACGCGTTCGTGCTCGACCTCGACGAGGGCCGGGTCAACCACGAGCTGGTCGACCTCGGCAAGGTCGAGGGCGACGCCGCCGACGAGCTGCACGCCCTGGTCAGCGCCCACTTCGAGGAGACCGGGTCGACCGTCGCGGAGGAGCTGCTGGCCGACTGGCCCGCCGCCCTCGCCCGGTTCACCGAGGTCATGCCCAGTGACTACAAGCGGGTCCTCGACGCTCGTGCCGAGGCCCTCGAGGAGGGCCTCGACGAGGAGCAGGCAGCGGCCCGGATCATGGAGGTCCTCCATGGCTGA